In the Ictalurus punctatus breed USDA103 chromosome 7, Coco_2.0, whole genome shotgun sequence genome, one interval contains:
- the LOC108267085 gene encoding zinc finger protein 420 isoform X1, which translates to MMPTRESSSQQSTATILCIMTSQEQIQMHTELHICSYCGKSFTHQSNLQTHQRIHTGEKPHQCTQCGKSFAQLSNFQQHQRIHTGEKPFICVQCGAKFTHKCNLKRHERIHTGEKPYHCSHCGKSFSNLSNFQKHQRMHTGEKSYPCSQCGKSFNLESNLQQHQRIHTGEKPYQCSQCGKSFNHNRSLQRHQSIHRGEKPYHCSQCGKSFNRECNFQTHQRIHTGEKPYQCSQCGKSFNQQSGLKAHQRIHTGEKPYHCSQCGKSFNRRSTLQYHQRIHTGEKPFICVQCGAKFTHKGNLKTHQRIHTGEKPYHCSHCGKSFAGLSSFQRHQQIHAGKKSYHCSQCGKSFNLERALQQHQRIHTGEKPHQCSQCGKSFNQRGNLQQHQRIHTGEKPFLCVQCGAKFTYKCNLKTHQRIHTEEKPYHCSQCGKSFAVLSSIQQHQRIHTGEKPYHCSQCGKSFNQQSTLQYHQHIHTGEKSYHCSQCRKSFTHPSNLQKHQAIHMREKLC; encoded by the coding sequence ATGATGCCCACAAGAGAGTCCAGTAGTCAACAATCGACTGCTACTATTCTTTGTATTATGACCAGTCAAGAACAAATACAAATGCACACAGAACTTCACATCTGCTCAtattgtgggaagagttttactcacCAGAGTAATTTACAAAcgcaccagcgcattcacacaggagaaaaacctCATCAGTGcacacagtgtggaaagagttttgcTCAACTTAGTAATTTCCAACAACACCAGCGTATtcatacaggagagaaaccATTTATCTGTGTACAGTGTGGGGCAAAATTTACTCACAAGTGTAATCTCAAAAGACACGAACGTATCcatacaggagagaagccatatcactgctcacactgtgggaagagtttttctAATTTGAGTAATTTCCAAAAACACCAACGAATGCACACAGGAGAGAAGTCGTATccctgctcacagtgtggaaagagttttaatcTAGAGAGTAATCTCcaacaacaccagcgcattcacactggagaaaaaccatatcagtgctcacagtgtgggaagagttttaatcacaACAGGTCTCTCCAGCGTCACCAGAGTATTCACagaggagagaagccgtatcactgctcacagtgtgggaagagttttaaccGAGAGTGTAATTTCCAAACacatcagcgcattcacaccggagagaaaccttatcagtgctcacagtgtggaaagagttttaatcaACAAAGTGGTCTCAAAgcacaccagcgcattcacacaggagaaaagccgtatcactgctcacagtgtgggaagagttttaatcgaCGGAGTACACTCCAGTATCACCAGCGAATTCATACAGGAGAAAAACCATTTATTTGTGTACAGTGTGGGGCAAAATTTACTCATAAGGGTAATCTCAAAACACACCAGCGAATCcatacaggagagaagccgtaccaCTGCTCACACTGTGGAAAGAGTTTTGCTGGCTTGAGTAGTTTCCAAAGGCACCAACAAATTCACGCAGGAAAGAAgtcgtatcactgctcacagtgtggaaagagttttaatcTAGAGCGTGCTCTCCAACAacatcagcgcattcacactggagaaaAGCCTCATCAGtgttcacagtgtgggaagagttttaatcaaagGGGTAATCTCCAACAACATCAAAGAATTCATACAGGCGAGAAACCATTTCTCTGCGTACAGTGTGGGGCAAAATTTACTTACAAGTGTAATCTCAAAACACACCAACGCATCCATACCgaagagaagccgtatcactgctcacagtgtggaaagagttttgcTGTCTTGAGTAGCATCCAACAACACCAACGgattcacactggagagaagccatatcactgctcacaatgtggaaagagttttaatcaACAGAGTACACTCCAGTATCACCAGCATATTCATACAGGAGAAAAGtcatatcactgctcacagtgtagGAAAAGTTTTACTCACCCGAGTAATCTCCAAAAACACCAGGCCATTCACATGAGAGAGAAGCTGTGTTAG